In Mangifera indica cultivar Alphonso chromosome 1, CATAS_Mindica_2.1, whole genome shotgun sequence, a single genomic region encodes these proteins:
- the LOC123211438 gene encoding scarecrow-like protein 15, translating to MRVPVKPTQGNNQSNNPKPVSFNASIITQNISFGTNQANSGSNPCYEPTSVLDLRRSPSPVPEKSATATDAFIIQDPPPPPEWEEHVPRNMDWDSIMRELGLDDDSVPAFKSNPQLPRCEPQIQQQFTELTPCQSLDSTPLLQSDFNFNVPDINLNQNQSFSHFFESPGNSFQNNVGFDCIEELIRAADCFDSNELQLAQVILARLNQRLKLPVGKPLQRAAFFFKEALNALLIGSTRPNRLSTISEIIQSIRAYKAFSGISPIPMFTHFTSNQALLEFLEGSPPLVHIIDFDIGFGGQYASFMRELAEKAQSCHKTMNPTSLRITAIVPEEYVTETRLIKDILIHFAQELRIRFQIEFVLVRTFEMLSFKAVKFIDCERIAVVLSPTIFRLLGTTNNAVGFVNDVRRLCPSVVVFVDNEGWIESGATVSFRRNFVNYLEYYSMVFESLDAAMGSGEWARKIEMYLLKPKIIAAVEGALRRVATWKELFSRAGMRPVNLSQFADFQAECLLGKVQARGFQVAKRPGELVLCWHQWALVATSIWRC from the coding sequence ATGAGAGTTCCTGTTAAACCTACACAAGGCAACAATCAATCCAACAACCCAAAGCCTGTTTCTTTCAACGCCTCAATTATAACTCAGAATATAAGTTTTGGTACAAACCAAGCTAACAGTGGGTCCAACCCTTGCTACGAGCCAACCTCTGTTCTTGATCTTCGCCGGAGTCCAAGTCCTGTGCCTGAAAAATCTGCCACTGCGACCGACGCTTTCATTATTCAAGACCCTCCTCCTCCGCCTGAGTGGGAGGAGCATGTGCCGCGGAACATGGACTGGGATTCAATCATGAGGGAGCTGGGCTTAGATGACGATTCTGTTCCTGCTTTCAAGAGTAATCCTCAGTTACCTCGCTGTGAGCCTCAAATTCAACAACAATTCACTGAGTTGACTCCTTGTCAGTCGCTTGATTCCACTCCACTTCTTCAgtctgattttaattttaatgttccTGACATCAACCTAAATCAGAATCAaagttttagtcatttttttgAGTCTCCTGGTAACAGTTTCCAAAACAACGTGGGGTTTGACTGTATCGAGGAGCTAATCCGCGCCGCTGACTGCTTCGACTCGAACGAGTTACAACTCGCTCAGGTGATATTGGCGCGGCTCAATCAAAGGCTCAAGTTACCAGTGGGTAAACCGCTCCAAAGAGCTGCGTTCTTCTTCAAAGAAGCTCTCAACGCACTGCTCATCGGGTCAACTCGTCCAAATCGCCTCTCTACCATTTCCGAAATTATACAATCTATCAGGGCATACAAGGCCTTCAGTGGGATCTCCCCCATCCCCATGTTCACTCACTTCACTTCCAACCAGGCTCTTCTTGAATTCCTCGAAGGATCACCACCGTTGGTTcacataattgattttgatatcGGATTCGGCGGCCAGTACGCCTCTTTCATGAGAGAATTAGCCGAAAAAGCGCAGTCTTGTCATAAAACGATGAACCCAACATCTCTTCGTATCACGGCTATAGTACCTGAAGAGTACGTCACAGAAACAAGACTGATTAAAGATATTCTTATTCACTTCGCTCAAGAACTCAGAATCAGGTTCCAAATCGAGTTTGTGCTCGTCCGTACTTTTGAAATGTTGTCTTTCAAAGCGGTTAAGTTCATCGACTGTGAAAGAATAGCAGTCGTTCTATCTCCAACAATATTTAGGCTTCTGGGTACAACAAACAACGCTGTGGGGTTCGTCAATGATGTGCGAAGACTTTGTCCAAGTGTGGTGGTATTCGTAGACAATGAAGGGTGGATAGAGTCCGGAGCAACGGTGTCGTTTAGGAGGAATTTTGTGAACTATCTTGAATATTACTCGATGGTGTTTGAATCACTAGATGCAGCGATGGGCAGTGGTGAGTGGGCGAGGAAAATAGAAATGTATTTGCTGAAGCCGAAGATAATCGCGGCGGTTGAAGGGGCATTGCGGCGCGTGGCAACGTGGAAAGAGCTGTTTTCACGGGCGGGAATGAGGCCGGTGAATCTGAGTCAATTCGCCGATTTTCAGGCGGAGTGTTTACTAGGGAAGGTACAGGCGAGAGGTTTCCAAGTGGCTAAACGCCCAGGCGAATTGGTCCTTTGTTGGCATCAGTGGGCCCTCGTTGCCACGTCAATATGGAGGTGTTAG
- the LOC123218558 gene encoding probable protein phosphatase 2C 55 has translation MAASGTKPVFRDVYIDNLVSCCSNGLDFARPSGVYFSDRSQNRCRKAITSLRKQESPRNGLLCGYFVFDSMRKNWNSNVLVCPWLKNIHTSSSVCFSAGAAHDVSFDEGSQGEQLGGSSIASDQTIPRGRHLKLISGSCYLPHPDKEETGGEDAHFICVDEQAIGVADGVGGWADVGVDAGLFARELMSHSAMAIQYEPKGEIDPARVLEKAHSSTKANGSSTACIIALTSKGIDAINLGDSGFILVRDGSTIFQSPVQQHRFNFTYQLESGNTGDLPSSGQVFAIPVAPGDVIVAGTDGLFDNLYNNEIAAVVFHTMHAGLGPQVTAQKIAALARQQAQDRNRQTPFSTAAQDAGFHYYGGKLDDITVVVSYIGSSNNV, from the exons ATGGCTGCTTCGGGTACTAAACCTGTGTTTAGAGATGTTTATATTGACAATTTAGTTTCATGTTGTAGTAATGGCTTAGACTTTGCAAGACCTAGTGGTGTTTATTTCAGTGATAGAAGTCAGAACCGATGTCGAAAAGCTATTACGAGTTTGAGAAAACAGGAATCACCAAGGAATGGGCTTCTTTGTGggtattttgtttttgattctATGAGAAAGAATTGGAACTCAAATGTTCTTGTTTGCCCATGGTTGAAAAATATTCACACGTCCTCTTCTGTGTGCTTCTCTGCTGGGGCTGCTCATGATGTGTCATTTGATGAGGGTTCTCAGGGCGAACAGCTTGGGGGTTCCTCTATTGCATCTGACCA AACTATTCCAAGAGGGAGACACTTGAAGCTAATTTCAGGATCATGTTACCTGCCACATCCTGATAAAGAAGAAACGGGTGGAGAGGATGCTCACTTTATTTGTGTAGATGAGCAAGCCATTGGTGTAGCAGATGGTGTAGGGGGATGGGCAGATGTTGGTGTTGATGCAGGATTATTTGCCCGTGAGCTTATGTCTCATTCAGCGATGGCAATTCAATATGAGCCCAAGGGTGAAATTGATCCTGCGAGGGTGTTGGAGAAGGCCCACTCAAGCACAAAAGCCAACGGTTCATCAACAGCCTGCATCATTGCCCTTACAAGcaag GGAATAGATGCAATTAATCTGGGAGATAGTGGATTCATTTTGGTTAGAGATGGATCTACTATTTTCCAGTCTCCGGTGCAGCAGCATCGCTTCAATTTTACGTATCAACTAGAGAGTGGCAATACTGGTGATCTACCCAGCTCTGGTCAG GTTTTTGCAATTCCTGTTGCCCCAGGTGATGTCATTGTTGCTGGAACGGATGGATTGTTTGACAACCTGTATAATAATGAAATCGCTGCTGTTGTTTTTCATACAATGCATGCTGGCTTAGGACCCCAAGTGACAGCTCAGAAAATAGCAGCTTTGGCACGTCAACAAGCACAGGATCGGAACAGGCAAACACCATTTTCAACTGCTGCTCAAGATGCCGGATTCCACTATTATGGTGGTAAACTTGATGACATCACTGTTGTTGTGTCTTACATAGGTAGCTCTAATAATGTCTGA